In Candidatus Methanosphaera massiliense, the following are encoded in one genomic region:
- a CDS encoding MBL fold metallo-hydrolase, whose translation MNEQLADMNIKPEDLDYVLLSHLDVVHVSGLKHVQDAKNILVSRDELEFANNNKIRYVSNMWKGVNMKTFQFKEKPHDTNDEIYGNGPAGKVYDLFDDKKFQLINIPGHTPGLAALKITNTDTGKYVLLFSDGGYAEKSWYDMILPGIVENLNQAIDSLKWIRQQSLNDNCIESLANHDPDIEPHTITL comes from the coding sequence ATCAATGAACAATTAGCGGATATGAATATAAAACCGGAAGACCTAGATTATGTATTATTAAGTCACTTAGACGTTGTCCATGTTTCAGGCTTAAAACATGTACAAGATGCTAAAAACATACTAGTAAGTAGGGATGAACTAGAATTTGCTAATAATAACAAGATTAGATATGTAAGTAACATGTGGAAGGGAGTAAATATGAAAACTTTTCAATTCAAAGAAAAACCACATGATACTAATGATGAAATCTATGGAAATGGTCCAGCAGGTAAAGTATATGACCTATTTGATGATAAAAAATTCCAATTAATTAATATACCTGGACATACACCAGGACTAGCAGCACTAAAAATAACAAACACAGACACTGGTAAATATGTATTATTATTCTCTGATGGAGGATATGCAGAAAAATCATGGTACGACATGATACTACCGGGAATAGTAGAGAACCTGAATCAGGCAATAGACTCACTAAAATGGATAAGACAACAAAGTCTAAATGATAACTGTATAGAAAGCTTAGCTAATCATGATCCAGACATAGAACCACATACTATAACTTTATAA